The following are encoded together in the Paraburkholderia sp. BL10I2N1 genome:
- a CDS encoding tautomerase family protein translates to MALISCDMRFGRTDEQKRQLAAGLLRVISEATGETKDDIFFVIREGRGINFVEHGEHLPEYVEGAGNDKDLINRLK, encoded by the coding sequence ATGGCCCTTATTTCTTGTGATATGCGATTTGGTAGAACGGACGAGCAGAAGAGGCAGCTTGCGGCTGGTCTGCTGCGTGTGATCAGCGAAGCGACGGGAGAAACGAAAGACGACATTTTTTTTGTGATTCGCGAAGGGCGCGGGATCAATTTCGTCGAACACGGCGAGCATCTTCCTGAATATGTCGAAGGTGCCGGGAACGACAAAGACCTGATCAATCGTCTGAAATAG
- a CDS encoding tautomerase family protein: MPFIECHIKAGLTQERRTQLIRDIIQVTHDSIGSDPKIINVILHEHPAENISVSSRINGEDFRKKGAG; this comes from the coding sequence ATGCCTTTTATTGAATGCCACATCAAAGCCGGTCTGACGCAGGAGCGTCGTACTCAACTCATCAGAGACATCATTCAGGTCACGCATGATTCGATCGGCTCGGATCCGAAGATCATCAACGTGATCCTGCACGAACATCCGGCTGAAAATATTAGCGTCTCGAGCCGTATCAACGGCGAAGATTTCAGGAAGAAGGGCGCGGGTTGA
- a CDS encoding DUF485 domain-containing protein, translating into MNGVHGLESLATSGRERVGLALILTVMEVFMFFGFIAIAVASPATLAAPISSGAEITVAFAYGIVILIVSVLLTGLYVLAENKNEA; encoded by the coding sequence ATGAACGGAGTACATGGTTTGGAGAGCCTCGCAACTAGTGGTCGCGAGAGAGTTGGACTCGCCTTAATACTGACTGTCATGGAAGTGTTCATGTTCTTCGGCTTCATCGCGATTGCGGTGGCGTCGCCGGCAACATTGGCCGCTCCCATTTCAAGCGGGGCGGAGATCACAGTAGCGTTCGCATACGGCATAGTGATTCTGATCGTCAGCGTGCTGCTTACCGGACTTTATGTTTTGGCAGAAAACAAAAACGAGGCGTAA
- the actP gene encoding cation/acetate symporter ActP, translated as MKLIWTGASCALAVAACVSSGRCFAAGGGNGVSGGINPVAITFFLIFVLATLCITWWAARHTKSTDDFYAAGGEITGLQNGLAIAGDFMSAGAFLGLTALAYSSGFDGLVYAVGYSTGMPIVVFLLATRLRKLGKYTFADAVSARLGETPIRIFSACASLCIVSLYLIAQMVGAGQLIKLLFGLDYIYAEFLVGILMMLYVVFGGMVATTWVQIVKATLLLLGGLVMSFLILQAFDFSFSGLLRRAVSIHPKGAAILSPQFLMKDPVSGFSLGLALMFGTSGLPHILMRFFTVPNARTARASVFWASVFMNLFFALVFVIGFGSIALVASNPDFLDAAGKPLGGGNMVAIHLAQAVGGSALLGFISAVAFATILAVVSGLTLAGSSAVSHDLYACVFRKNRVDEKSEVRVSRVSTLVLGVVAVALGIAFQGMNVAYMIGLTFSVTCSSTFPVLLLALYSKRLTTMGAVVGGTLGLVSAVVLTVAGPAVWVHVLGHSVALFSIDPPTIVTMPLAFVTCWVVSILDRSKQADIDRGRTHGSIEGGPYVGPVGN; from the coding sequence ATGAAGCTCATCTGGACTGGCGCGTCATGCGCGCTTGCCGTGGCTGCGTGCGTCTCAAGCGGCCGGTGTTTTGCCGCTGGCGGTGGTAACGGCGTGAGCGGCGGTATTAATCCCGTCGCCATTACCTTCTTCCTCATATTCGTTCTGGCGACTCTCTGTATCACCTGGTGGGCTGCGAGGCACACAAAGTCGACCGACGATTTCTACGCGGCAGGAGGAGAAATAACGGGTCTTCAGAACGGACTGGCGATCGCGGGCGATTTTATGTCGGCGGGGGCGTTTCTTGGGCTCACGGCGCTCGCGTACAGCAGTGGTTTCGATGGTCTGGTGTACGCGGTGGGATACTCAACGGGCATGCCGATCGTCGTGTTCCTGCTCGCTACGAGGTTGCGCAAGCTCGGCAAATACACGTTTGCAGACGCGGTTTCGGCAAGGCTTGGCGAGACCCCGATAAGGATCTTCTCGGCTTGTGCCTCGTTGTGCATTGTTTCACTCTATCTGATCGCGCAGATGGTGGGCGCGGGCCAGTTGATCAAGTTGCTGTTTGGGCTCGATTACATCTACGCTGAGTTCCTGGTCGGAATTCTGATGATGCTTTATGTGGTGTTTGGCGGGATGGTCGCGACAACGTGGGTGCAGATTGTCAAGGCGACACTATTGCTGCTGGGTGGCCTGGTGATGAGCTTTCTCATCCTGCAGGCGTTTGACTTCAGCTTTTCCGGGTTGCTTCGACGTGCTGTCTCCATCCATCCGAAAGGCGCGGCCATTCTCAGCCCCCAATTCCTGATGAAAGATCCAGTGTCGGGTTTCTCGCTGGGTCTGGCGCTTATGTTCGGCACGTCAGGGTTGCCTCACATCCTGATGCGCTTCTTCACGGTACCCAATGCGCGGACCGCACGCGCCTCGGTGTTCTGGGCAAGTGTGTTCATGAACCTCTTCTTCGCGCTCGTGTTCGTCATCGGCTTCGGATCGATCGCACTGGTTGCGTCGAATCCGGATTTCCTCGACGCAGCGGGTAAGCCTTTGGGTGGCGGCAATATGGTTGCAATCCATCTCGCACAAGCCGTGGGTGGTAGTGCGTTGCTGGGCTTCATATCGGCAGTGGCGTTTGCGACGATTCTCGCCGTGGTGTCCGGTCTGACACTCGCGGGCTCTTCGGCTGTATCGCACGATCTGTATGCCTGCGTGTTTCGCAAGAACCGCGTCGATGAGAAGAGTGAAGTGAGGGTGTCACGTGTCTCGACGCTCGTGCTCGGCGTTGTCGCTGTTGCGTTGGGTATCGCGTTCCAGGGCATGAACGTCGCGTACATGATCGGTCTGACGTTCTCGGTCACATGTAGTTCGACGTTCCCTGTCCTCTTGCTGGCCTTGTATTCGAAGAGGCTGACCACGATGGGGGCTGTGGTCGGCGGCACGCTTGGCCTCGTCTCGGCCGTCGTGCTGACGGTTGCGGGTCCGGCCGTGTGGGTTCACGTGCTGGGTCATTCCGTGGCGCTGTTTTCGATCGACCCGCCGACCATCGTGACGATGCCGCTTGCTTTCGTCACGTGCTGGGTCGTGTCGATTCTGGACCGCAGCAAGCAGGCGGACATCGACCGGGGCAGGACTCATGGTTCGATCGAGGGCGGCCCGTATGTCGGGCCGGTCGGGAACTGA